Proteins encoded within one genomic window of Tigriopus californicus strain San Diego chromosome 12, Tcal_SD_v2.1, whole genome shotgun sequence:
- the LOC131892193 gene encoding uncharacterized protein LOC131892193 produces MEESSNANFAGLLFKLCAFSEDFSQRKAVKIHLCLSILLNVIVIASSAITFGITIADQFQQEVYTHFETTDLESESQVEAIMIVVAFCLCYSIIGMTMDCLAMIGIHHVNAKLLLPWLLWCIFDAATLITTIVVVIVYTQNAMAFLLFIRIIWNAFIWINLKALYQEDYLTCQEEVLY; encoded by the exons ATGGAGGAAAGTTCCAATGCCAATTTCGCGGGGCTTCTGTTCAAGTTGTGTGCCTTCAGTGAAGATTTTTCCCAAAGGAAGGCGGTCAAGATTCATCTGTGTTTGTCCATCTTGCTCAACGTGATTGTGATCGCCTCATCCGCCATCACCTTTGGGATCACCATTGCCGATCAGTTTCAACAGGAAGTCTACACCCACTTTGAGACCACAGACCTCGAATCCGAATCGCAAGTCGAAGCAA TCATGATTGTTGTTGCGTTTTGTCTCTGTTACTCAATCATCGGGATGACAATGGATTGTTTAGCAATGATTGGCATTCACCATGTAAATGCGAAATTGCTTTTACCTTGGCTGTTGTGGTGCATTTTCGATGCAG CCACATTAATCACTACAATCGTGGTTGTGATTGTTTATACCCAGAATGCAATGGcgttcctcctcttcatccgAATCATATGGAATGCGTTCATATGGATTAATCTGAAAGCGTTATACCAAGAAGATTATCTAACGTGTCAAGAAGAAGTCCTATATTAA